One genomic window of Psychrobacter cibarius includes the following:
- a CDS encoding LysR substrate-binding domain-containing protein — MSSINRLAYFNSVVETGSISEASRIFDVQPSSISRQLAVLEKELGVRLLNKTTRNTSLTEAGHKYYEYSQRIVSEFDNAKRAVNDLQIMPQGKLKISMTVGFGESMVLPLIPKFMSLYPDIDIKIELTERVVDLIEENIDVAIRSGRLSDSTMIARRLVFNDFLLCASPQYLKNNGTPCSIDDLADHQCIRYGYNGWKEWFLIAEDSKKLMINSQVSVNSVNGQKQLVLNHTGLTLIPLWAVKDELAKGSLVQVMPDHIFSPYEELSATYAIYLKRDMVSPKTRVFLDFLVEQMIVI; from the coding sequence ATGAGCTCAATAAATCGATTGGCATATTTCAATAGTGTTGTCGAAACCGGTAGTATTTCAGAAGCCAGCCGCATCTTTGATGTACAGCCGTCTTCCATTTCACGGCAGTTAGCAGTGCTTGAAAAGGAGTTGGGCGTACGTCTGCTCAATAAAACGACCAGAAACACCAGTTTGACTGAAGCGGGGCACAAATATTACGAATACTCTCAGCGAATTGTGTCAGAGTTTGATAATGCCAAAAGAGCCGTTAATGACCTGCAAATAATGCCACAGGGTAAGCTGAAAATCAGCATGACAGTTGGTTTTGGTGAAAGCATGGTATTACCGTTAATACCGAAATTTATGTCGTTATATCCAGATATTGATATAAAAATTGAGTTAACAGAACGGGTTGTGGATCTTATAGAAGAAAATATTGACGTGGCTATTCGAAGTGGACGCTTATCTGATTCGACCATGATTGCCAGACGCTTGGTATTTAATGATTTTCTACTGTGTGCAAGCCCCCAATATTTAAAAAATAATGGCACGCCTTGTAGCATTGACGATCTAGCTGATCACCAATGTATCCGATATGGTTATAACGGTTGGAAAGAGTGGTTTTTGATAGCAGAAGATAGTAAAAAGTTGATGATTAATAGTCAGGTTTCAGTGAACTCCGTGAATGGTCAGAAGCAGCTGGTATTGAATCATACAGGTCTGACGCTAATCCCACTGTGGGCTGTTAAGGATGAATTGGCGAAAGGGTCATTGGTTCAAGTCATGCCAGATCATATTTTTAGTCCATATGAAGAACTGAGTGCTACTTACGCTATTTATTTAAAGCGAGATATGGTCTCACCAA
- a CDS encoding zinc-dependent alcohol dehydrogenase family protein — protein MKAMIIKEIGTTAVFQLAEKPKPTATLGHMVVEVKATSVNPIDTMLRSVELPWSENLPEILHGDVAGIVSEIGADITEFSVGDEVYGMAGGLNGIDGALAEFMLVDVRLMAKKPKTLSMKQAAALPLVALTSYEALVQKMNVKEGDNVLIHGATGGVGHIAVQLAKVLGATVTATYSPANSALAQTLGADHLVDYTTAEVDDYVATYTNGVGFDKVFDTVAGDNIQKSFQAVRFNGHVATILPIADPLQIALKALSFHGVLVLIPLFHGINHESHGRILTMIAELVDSGKIMPIIDDSNYSIWEVARAHDHLESGKAVGKITLTV, from the coding sequence ATGAAAGCGATGATCATTAAAGAAATCGGTACAACTGCAGTTTTTCAATTGGCAGAAAAACCAAAACCAACGGCAACACTAGGTCATATGGTTGTGGAAGTGAAAGCCACTAGTGTGAACCCTATTGATACCATGCTGCGCTCAGTCGAGCTGCCTTGGTCGGAGAATTTGCCAGAGATACTACACGGTGATGTAGCTGGTATTGTGAGCGAGATAGGTGCCGACATCACTGAATTTAGTGTTGGTGACGAAGTTTATGGTATGGCTGGTGGCCTCAACGGTATTGATGGTGCACTTGCTGAATTCATGTTAGTTGATGTGCGTTTAATGGCTAAAAAACCTAAAACACTCAGCATGAAGCAAGCCGCAGCCCTGCCGTTGGTCGCACTCACTTCTTATGAGGCACTCGTACAAAAAATGAATGTCAAAGAAGGCGATAATGTCTTGATTCATGGTGCAACAGGGGGCGTTGGTCATATTGCCGTTCAGCTAGCAAAAGTACTTGGCGCGACAGTCACCGCTACCTACTCTCCTGCTAATAGTGCACTAGCACAAACACTAGGCGCGGATCATCTAGTGGATTATACAACAGCGGAGGTTGATGACTATGTGGCGACGTATACTAACGGCGTGGGTTTTGACAAAGTTTTCGATACGGTGGCTGGTGATAATATTCAAAAATCGTTTCAAGCCGTTAGATTCAATGGCCATGTCGCCACTATTTTACCCATTGCTGATCCATTGCAAATTGCTCTCAAAGCCTTATCCTTTCACGGTGTTTTGGTGCTCATTCCATTATTTCATGGCATCAACCATGAATCGCACGGTCGTATCCTGACAATGATTGCAGAGCTGGTTGATAGTGGCAAAATCATGCCTATCATAGATGATAGTAACTACTCTATTTGGGAGGTAGCGCGCGCGCATGACCATCTTGAATCAGGTAAAGCAGTGGGTAAGATCACGCTCACTGTATAG